ATTTCTTTATCCGGAAAAAGTCGCCTTAGCGGACGATCCTTTTTTGTTTCGTGATATGGCGGTAGCGGTGGCGGTAATTATTAAACACATTAAACAGGGTAGTAAGATAGTGGTTTGCGGAGACTATGACGCTGATGGTGTTACCTCGTCTGCTCTTTTAGAACAAGTTTTAAAAACCCTTAAGGCTAAAGTTGAGGTTTGGATTCCTAGTCGTTTTGGTGAGGGCTACGGTCTTAACAAGGAAATCGTTAAAGAGCTAGTTGAAAATAATTTTAGTTTGATCATTACCGTAGATAACGGTATTAAGGCTCGTGAAGAAATAATTTATGCGCAATCTTTGGGTCTTGAAGTGGTGGTTACTGATCATCATGAGGGTCCTAAAACTAATGAAGAAATGCCCCCTTGTCCGGTAATTGATCCAATCCTTGAACAAGAAACTTATCCATATAAGTATCTTTGCGGTGTTGGTGTGGCCTTTAAGTTGTCTCAAGCTTTAATTAAAAAGTCCACCTTAAGTGAAGAAGATAAAACAAGGCTTGAAGAAGCTGTTTTAGACTTAGTAGCGATTGGGACGATTGCGGATTGTGTTAGTTTAACGGGAGAGAACAGGCGTTTGGTTAAAAAAGGTCTTGAGCTACTTAATAAAAAAACTCGTTTAGGCTTAAGAGAATTGATTAATATTTCCCAGTTAAGCCTTGGAGAAATTACTGAATGGAATATTTCTTGGCAAATTACACCTCGTTTAAACGCGGCTGGTAGAATTGATCATGCCACCTCCGCCTATCGTCTTTTAGCCACTCAAGATACTGAGGAAGCCAAAAAGATTGCCCTAGAGCTTAACCAAAGAAATACCGAACGCCAAGCCTTAACTGAGTCAATCGTTAAAGCAGCTGCTGCACAATTTGGAGAAAAAACCTATGGAGAAAAACTTTTAGTAGCAATAGCCGATGACGTTTTAGGCGAGGGCGAGAGTTGGTCTGAGGGAGTGGTTGGTTTAGCGGCCGGGCGATTAGCTGAAAGATTTAACCGTCCTTGTTTGGTAATTTGCCAAAGTGAAGGTAATATTAAGGGTTCTGGAAGAAGTATTGAACAGTTTGATATAGTTAATAGTTTGGACTTTGGCAAGCAATATCTTTCAAGGTACGGTGGACATAAGATGGCTTGCGGTTTTACGATTAAAGACAAAGAGAGTGTTAATCCTTTTGTTGAGGCGGTTAAAAAGCACGCTGAAGAGGTTTTGTCTGGAATTAATCTGGCTCCAAAGCTTAAACTTGAAGCCGAACTATCCGCCCTTGATCTAAAACCCAATATTATTAAAGAGCTGGATCTTTTAAGGCCATATGGACAAGACAATATAGAGCCTAAGTTTCTTTTGTCTAATATGATTGTAGAAGATATTTTAGTGATGGGTAAAGAAAAAAATCACCTTAAGTTTATGGTAGCCGGTCTTTGGGCAGTAGCTTTTAATCGGGCAACAGATTGGCAAGACATTAAAATCGGTGATAAAATTGATTTAGCGGCCAATTGCGAATTAAATGTTTTTAACGGTCGTTCTTCTTTGCAATTAAGAGTTATTGATCTTAAAAGAGGTAAAGAGGATTAAGAAGATAAATAGTAATAATTTATGAAAAAACTAATCATTCATTCGGACGGCGGTAGTCGTAATAATCCGGGGCAGGCGGCTATTGGGGTGGTGGTAGCTAACGAACAAGGTGAGGTAATTACCACTATATCTCGTTCTTTGGGAATCGCCACTAATAATCAGGCGGAATATGCGGCCGTTATTGCCGGATTGGAAAAAGCTAAAGAACTTAAAGCCCAAGAAGTAGAATGTTTTTTAGATAGTGAATTGGTGGTTAAGCAACTTAAGGGAGAGTATAAAGTTAAAAACAAAGACTTAGCACCTTTTTTTCTTAAAGCTTATAACCTAAGCGTTAAACTTAAAAAAGTAACTTTCCGACATATAAGAAGAGAAGAGAATCAAGAAGCAGACAGATTAGTTAATGAGGCGTTGGATAATCTTGAGTAATTTATTTAAATATTTTAAAAATATTTAAAATATGATATAGTATATAATATAATATTTTAAATCATTATTTATATATGGTATATGTTTATTTTTAAAATAAAAAAAGGTTTTACTATTATTGAAATTCTTGTTACTATTGCCATAATTGGAGTACTCTCTACTATGGTTATTTTAGCTCTTAACAACGCCAGAGTTACTTCAAGGGATGCTAAAAAGGTAAGTGATCTTAGTCAAATTTCTAAGGCTCTTGATTTATATTATGCTAACAATAATTCTTATCCAACTACGTTAACTCCTGGCGAACCGCTTGTTGATCCTGAGGGTATTGTTTATATGGAGTCTATTCCTTCTAATACCAAGGCCGATGGTGATTGTGAGGAGGGTGATTACGTTTATAATGTACCAACTGGACAAAATAATCCTCGTGTTTATGTTTTAACAACTTGTCTTGGTTCGTCTTCAGGGCCATATAATGCTGGTTTAACTCCTCGTTATGCTGCTGGGATTTTTGAATGTGAAGATATTATTTATGATACCAACGGAGCTCCTTACAGTACCATTGTTAATGAAAATGCTTGTGAGGTTTTTATTCCTCCTTCTCTTTTGGATAATTTAGTGGTTTCTGGCTCACCCTTTAATTATTCTTTTTCGTCAAATACCTATACCTATAATGAAGTTAATGTACTTAATGGAGTTTCCTCTGTAGCAGTTACTCCAACCGGAGTTGGTTCAATTACCGTAGATGGTTCTCCGGTTAATTCAGGTAGTCCTTCTTCATCTATCGCTCTTACCCCTTGGATCGTAAGGCCAATAGAGGTAACTGTAGCTGAAGATGGAAAAGTTCCTACTACTTATACCGTTAATCTTACAAGAAGAGGTACTATTGGCAGTAGTCATGGTGGTGGTTACGTGGCTTACATAGACGGTTCTGGTATACATGGTTTTATTGTTAGCACTGTTGATATTAGTACTACCGCTCCATGGGGTTGTGAAGGAACAAACATTCCTGGAGCAGATGGACAAGCTATAGGTACAGGTTATCAAAACACTTTGGATATTATGGCCGGTTGTCCAACTGCCGGTATTGCCGCCAGGGTGGCTAGAAACTATACTGGTGGCGGTTTTAATGATTGGTATCTTCCTTCAAGGAACGAGATTCAGCAAATAAGGAATGTTTCTGGATCTATTCCAGGTTGGGTTAATACGGGATGGATTTGGTCTTCTTCAGAGGCTAGTGCCACCCAGGGTTGGGAAATGGCTCTTTATGATGCCCAATGGCATGCTTATGCCAAGGGTGCAACCTTTATGAAAGTTAGGGCTATTAGAAATTTCTAGTTTTTATAGTTCTTGCCTGTTATAAAAAAAAGATATGTATGGTTTTTCTTTCTAAGAAATTTATAATTTTACAGACATTTTTATTCTTATTGATAACTTTCTTTTTTATTTTTTCAGTCAAGGAGAATAATAATTTTTTTTATAAAGCTCAAGCTTTCTCAGAAAACAATAAAGATATTTTGTACGAAGAGGAAACTGAAGAAGAAGCCTTGTATGAAGAAGAAATTTTATACGAAGAAGAGATTAATAATACTAATGACAATGATAACACTATAGAGAATCAACTTAACCCAGAAGATAATCCAGAAGATCTTGACGAAGATAATAGTAGTCAAGAATCTTTTTTTACCTCCTTCTTCACCCCCAGAGAAAAGAAATCTAAAACAAACGATGGATTAACTATCCCAGAATATACCCTAACCAGCTCTCATGAAATAAGTATAAGTCTCACCACAGACGGTGTGGTTAATTTTGGTAATATGGATCTTGATGATACCCTTGATTCTACCCCCTCAGGACTTAATAAGATTCAGACAGTTAGTGTGGATCAAGGTACAGTAGAGCTAGATATTAGGAGTACGCATTTTACTTCTCTTGATCCTAATACTTGGTCCTTATCTAACACTAATGGAGAAGATCAGGTTAAATGGGACTTTTCAACTAACGGCTCCAGTTGGACAACTTTTGCTGTAGCAGATACTTTATATAATCTAGCTACCAACGTTACTGCTCCTGGCACCAAAAACATTTTCTTTAGATTAACAACCCCTTCTGCTACCAATAGCCTAAGCTCTCATGAAGCCCAAGTAACCATTGTGGCCAGTGAATATAACTTTATCTGTGGAACTTCTAATATTTACGACCAAGAAGATAATGAGTATGGTACAGTGGATATTAATGGGCAGTGTTGGATGAAAGAAAATTTAGCCTACCTACCATCGGTTAGCCCATCTAACCAGGGAAGTGAGTCAGATCCACATTATTATGTTTACGATTACCAAGGAACAGATGTTCAAGCGGCAAAAAACACTGCTAATTACACTACTCATGGTGTTCTCTATAACTGGCCAGCTGCCATGACCGCTTGTCCTACTGGTTGGAGACTTCCTTCTGAAGAAGAATTTAATGCACTGGAGCAACATACTATAGCTACTATTAACAGCCAAGAAGCTCAATATAGTTGTAATAACTCACAAATCGGTTGGCAAAGATGTGCGGATAGTCTTAACGGAGATCAGGGTGGAGCTAAGGGTGTTGGTAAGTCTCTTAAGAAAGTTGGACAAGGCTCAGGTATTGGAGCTGGTGATGATCTTGTAGGTTTTTCAGCTATGTTATCCGGTTATCGCACAGGCAGTACTTTTAGTGGTCTCTCTGGTTATGCTTTTTTCTGGTTAACCCCGCAGTCTGGTCCCACCACTGCTTGGTTTAGGCACCTGAACACTACCTTTTCCACGGTTTATCGCGATGCGTTTAATAAGACCCTTGGTTATAGCGTACGCTGTATTAAAGAACCAGAAACCTATACTTTAACTTATTTGGCCGGAAATAACGGTTCTATTACCGGAGAAACTTCACAAACAGTAGTTCATGGTTTAAATGGTACAGCAGTAACGGCCGTTCCTGATGAAGGCTATTCATTTGTTCAATGGAGTGATGCAGTACAAACAGCTGAAAGAACAGATACTAATGTTACTCAAGATATTACCGTAACGGCCGAGTTTGAGGAAACCCCTTTCATCTGTGGAACAGATACTGTTGTTGATTTTAGCGGTAATTCTTATAACACTGTCCAAGTAGGTGCTCAATGTTGGATGGCTTCTCACCTAAACACCAAAATAAAACCAGATGGTACTTGTATTAATGGTGGAGGTAATCCTCCTTGTCCTAATGCCTCTTCTAATGATAATAGCCTAGGCAGATCTTGTTATAATAACTCAGAGAGTAATTGTAATACCTATGGCTCTTTATATACTTGGGACGCAGCCATGAATGGCTCTACTATTCCAGGAGCCCAAGGTATTTGTCCGGTTGGTTGGCATGTACCATTGGATGAAGAACAACATGTTCTTGAATGGTACCTTAAAGACGGTGGGCAAACTTGTGATCCAAATCGTCATGCCATATATGATTGTAATACGGCTGGCACGAAACTTAAATCCGGAGGTTCCTCTGGTTTTAATAGTCTTTTGTCGGGGTTTAGAAATACTAGCAATTCTTTTTCTGCACTTAATACCTTTGGATATCTTTGGTCTTCTTCAGAGAATAGTACTAACGCAAAAACCCGTATTCTGACTTCCACTGAGAGTGGAGTTTCTCGTCACATATCTGCTAGTAAGTTAAATGCCCTACCTTTAAGGTGTATTAAAAATCATAGCACGCACACCTTAACCTATTCAGCCGGAGTTAATGGAAGTATTGTGGGAGAGACATCTCAGACAGTTTATAACGGTGGTTACGCTTCGCAGGTTATTGCTTTTGCCAATGAAGGATATTCATTTGTTCAATGGAGTGATGGTTTAACTATGAACCCAAGAATTGATACTAATATTACTCAAAATATTAACGTAACTGCTATTTTTGGAGCGGAGTCTTTTACCTGTGGAACAGATACTGTCCTTGATTTTAGCGGTAATTCTTATAACACTGTCCAAGTAGGTGCTCAATGTTGGATGGCTTCTCACCTAAACACCAAAATAAAACCAGATGGTACTTGTATTAACGGTGGAGGTAATCCTCCTTGTCCTAATGCCTCTTCTAATGATAACAGCCTAGGTAGATCTTGTTACGATAACTCAGAGAGTAATTGCAATATTCATGGTTCTTTATATACCTGGGCGGCAGCCATGAATGGCTCTACTATTCCAGGAGCCCAAGGTATTTGTCCGGTTGGTTGGCATGTACCATTGGATGAAGAACAACATGTTCTTGAATGGTACCTTAAAGACGGAGGGCAGACTTGTGATCCAAATCGTAGCGGATATGATTGTAATACGGCTGGTACCAAGCTTAAAGTTGGAGGCTCTTCTGGTTTTAATAGTCTTTTGTCGGGGTTTAGAAATAGTAGTAATTCTTTTTCTCAGCTTAGCACATTTGGCTATCTTTGGTCTTCTTCGGAAAGTAGTGGCGCTAACGCAATAGTTCGTTATTTAAATTCTTCTAGTAGCCAGGTTTATCGCCACACAGCCGTTAATAAGTTATTTTCCTTCTCTTTAAGATGTATTAAAAATTAAACTGCTTATTAAGTATAGTAAATTTATCCATAAAATGTTATTATAGTAAACATGAGTTTATTCTTGCGTAAAAAATCAAGAGTTTTTTTGCTTATCGCCTTTTTATTAATAGGGGTTGCTTTTAGTTTCCCTTCTATTTTTAGCGATTTTATTCTAAAAGCTCAGGAAGCAGAGGATCTTTGTGATACTGAAAGGGGTTGGGTTAAGCAGGGAGAATATTGCCAGCTTATTTTAACAGCCAATCCAGGTTATAATCATTTATTTTTATTACCTGATGATTGGAATAATAATGATAATACTATAGAGGTTATTGGTGGAGGTGGTAGCGGAGCGGTTTCTTCTGGCGAGTTGGAGGAATTTCCAACAGGCGGTTTGGCTGGGGAGTATAAAGTTATTTCCAATTTCTCTAATCCAGGTACTTCTCTTGTTTATCGTTTAGGTCTTGGTGGTAGTTCAAGGTCAAAAACTTCTGGTGTTTGGACTGGTCAACAAGGCGGTGATACTTTTTTTAACAGAGTAGAGGGGGATAGTAATACCTGTGAAGATAATTCATCTGTATGCGCTCAAGGCGGAGAAGCCGGATACCTATCCGATAGTCTTTTAAATATGGACGGAGAATCTGTTGTCGCTCAAAATTGGGAAGATCAAGGTTTAGGTGGTAGTGGTATAAGCGATGAGTTGGATGGATCCTTAACGGCGGATAACGGAGGGCTTTATGGCGGAGGAGGGGGAGCTTGTTATAACTCTTCTCTTAGCGAAGAAGCTAAATGTTTTAGTGGAGCCGGCGCACAAGGAGTTATAGTAATAACCTATCTTCCTCAAGAGACTAGCGAAGAATCTTCTTCACGCAACTCCTTCTTCACCCCCAGAGAAAAGAAATCTAAAACAAACGATGGATTAACTATCCCAGAATATACCCTAACCAGCTCTCATGAAATAAGTATAAGTCTCACCACAGACGGTGTGGTTAATTTTGGTAATATGGATCTTGATGATACCCTTGATTCTACCCCCTCAGGACTTAATAAGATTCAGACAGTTAGTGTGGACCAAGGTACAGTAGAGTTGGATATCAGTAGTACGAATTTTACTTCTCTTGATCCTAATACGTGGTCTTTATCCACTACTAATGGAGAAGATCAGGTTAAATGGGACTTTTCAACTAACGGCTCCAGTTGGACAACTTTTGCCGTAGCAAATACTTTATATAATCTAGCTACCAACGTTACTGCTCCTGGAACCAAAAACATTTTCTTTAGATTAACAACCCCTTCTACTACTAATGACCTAGGCTCTTATGAAGCCCAAGTAACCATTGTGGCCAGTGAATATAACTTTATCTGTGGAACTTCTAATATTTATGACCAAGAAGATAATGAATACGGTACAGTGGATATTAATGGGCAGTGTTGGATGGCTTCTCACCTAAATACTAAGATAAAACCAGATGGTACCTGTATTAACGGTGGAGGTAACCCTCCTTGCCCTAATGCTTCCTCTGGTGATGATGGACTAGGTAGGTCTTGTTATAATAACTCAGAGAGTAATTGTAGTAG
This genomic window from Patescibacteria group bacterium contains:
- a CDS encoding ribonuclease HI family protein translates to MKKLIIHSDGGSRNNPGQAAIGVVVANEQGEVITTISRSLGIATNNQAEYAAVIAGLEKAKELKAQEVECFLDSELVVKQLKGEYKVKNKDLAPFFLKAYNLSVKLKKVTFRHIRREENQEADRLVNEALDNLE
- a CDS encoding cadherin-like beta sandwich domain-containing protein — encoded protein: MFIFKIKKGFTIIEILVTIAIIGVLSTMVILALNNARVTSRDAKKVSDLSQISKALDLYYANNNSYPTTLTPGEPLVDPEGIVYMESIPSNTKADGDCEEGDYVYNVPTGQNNPRVYVLTTCLGSSSGPYNAGLTPRYAAGIFECEDIIYDTNGAPYSTIVNENACEVFIPPSLLDNLVVSGSPFNYSFSSNTYTYNEVNVLNGVSSVAVTPTGVGSITVDGSPVNSGSPSSSIALTPWIVRPIEVTVAEDGKVPTTYTVNLTRRGTIGSSHGGGYVAYIDGSGIHGFIVSTVDISTTAPWGCEGTNIPGADGQAIGTGYQNTLDIMAGCPTAGIAARVARNYTGGGFNDWYLPSRNEIQQIRNVSGSIPGWVNTGWIWSSSEASATQGWEMALYDAQWHAYAKGATFMKVRAIRNF
- a CDS encoding FISUMP domain-containing protein, with translation MYEEETEEEALYEEEILYEEEINNTNDNDNTIENQLNPEDNPEDLDEDNSSQESFFTSFFTPREKKSKTNDGLTIPEYTLTSSHEISISLTTDGVVNFGNMDLDDTLDSTPSGLNKIQTVSVDQGTVELDIRSTHFTSLDPNTWSLSNTNGEDQVKWDFSTNGSSWTTFAVADTLYNLATNVTAPGTKNIFFRLTTPSATNSLSSHEAQVTIVASEYNFICGTSNIYDQEDNEYGTVDINGQCWMKENLAYLPSVSPSNQGSESDPHYYVYDYQGTDVQAAKNTANYTTHGVLYNWPAAMTACPTGWRLPSEEEFNALEQHTIATINSQEAQYSCNNSQIGWQRCADSLNGDQGGAKGVGKSLKKVGQGSGIGAGDDLVGFSAMLSGYRTGSTFSGLSGYAFFWLTPQSGPTTAWFRHLNTTFSTVYRDAFNKTLGYSVRCIKEPETYTLTYLAGNNGSITGETSQTVVHGLNGTAVTAVPDEGYSFVQWSDAVQTAERTDTNVTQDITVTAEFEETPFICGTDTVVDFSGNSYNTVQVGAQCWMASHLNTKIKPDGTCINGGGNPPCPNASSNDNSLGRSCYNNSESNCNTYGSLYTWDAAMNGSTIPGAQGICPVGWHVPLDEEQHVLEWYLKDGGQTCDPNRHAIYDCNTAGTKLKSGGSSGFNSLLSGFRNTSNSFSALNTFGYLWSSSENSTNAKTRILTSTESGVSRHISASKLNALPLRCIKNHSTHTLTYSAGVNGSIVGETSQTVYNGGYASQVIAFANEGYSFVQWSDGLTMNPRIDTNITQNINVTAIFGAESFTCGTDTVLDFSGNSYNTVQVGAQCWMASHLNTKIKPDGTCINGGGNPPCPNASSNDNSLGRSCYDNSESNCNIHGSLYTWAAAMNGSTIPGAQGICPVGWHVPLDEEQHVLEWYLKDGGQTCDPNRSGYDCNTAGTKLKVGGSSGFNSLLSGFRNSSNSFSQLSTFGYLWSSSESSGANAIVRYLNSSSSQVYRHTAVNKLFSFSLRCIKN
- the recJ gene encoding single-stranded-DNA-specific exonuclease RecJ encodes the protein MAIQKQWQLAEAAPEEFFSLCPELSRGLVQLLYNKGFRSHEEIEEFLYPEKVALADDPFLFRDMAVAVAVIIKHIKQGSKIVVCGDYDADGVTSSALLEQVLKTLKAKVEVWIPSRFGEGYGLNKEIVKELVENNFSLIITVDNGIKAREEIIYAQSLGLEVVVTDHHEGPKTNEEMPPCPVIDPILEQETYPYKYLCGVGVAFKLSQALIKKSTLSEEDKTRLEEAVLDLVAIGTIADCVSLTGENRRLVKKGLELLNKKTRLGLRELINISQLSLGEITEWNISWQITPRLNAAGRIDHATSAYRLLATQDTEEAKKIALELNQRNTERQALTESIVKAAAAQFGEKTYGEKLLVAIADDVLGEGESWSEGVVGLAAGRLAERFNRPCLVICQSEGNIKGSGRSIEQFDIVNSLDFGKQYLSRYGGHKMACGFTIKDKESVNPFVEAVKKHAEEVLSGINLAPKLKLEAELSALDLKPNIIKELDLLRPYGQDNIEPKFLLSNMIVEDILVMGKEKNHLKFMVAGLWAVAFNRATDWQDIKIGDKIDLAANCELNVFNGRSSLQLRVIDLKRGKED